Proteins from a genomic interval of Tolypothrix sp. PCC 7712:
- a CDS encoding helix-turn-helix domain-containing protein has product MASTNDAIKIIDKLTSRDPELEAMVAEASINALVAQLIYEARTSSGLTQKQLAELIGTKQPVIARLEDADYEGHSLSMLQKIAQALNQRVVIHLTPLSHEQSA; this is encoded by the coding sequence ATGGCTTCGACGAATGATGCAATAAAAATAATTGATAAGCTGACTAGCAGAGACCCTGAGCTTGAGGCAATGGTAGCAGAAGCTTCAATTAATGCTCTTGTGGCTCAGTTAATTTATGAAGCTAGAACTTCATCGGGGTTAACACAGAAACAACTGGCTGAACTTATTGGCACAAAACAGCCTGTGATTGCACGGCTGGAAGATGCTGATTACGAGGGACACTCTCTGTCAATGCTCCAAAAAATCGCTCAGGCTCTTAATCAGCGAGTAGTGATTCATTTGACTCCATTGTCACATGAACAAAGCGCATAG
- a CDS encoding ParB/RepB/Spo0J family partition protein: protein MPPRKSNRVAPKLNTVDAFLSSSSNSSSTTAPIEKIRLPLKQPRRYFDPEKLAQLVQSVREHGILEPLLVRPLHDGEYELVAGERRLRAAREVGLGEIPIVSHELDDKQALQVALMENLQREDLNPVEETEAVLEILSLSLEIEPSEVVSILHQSFNAKQRGIELNQNVLIQLEQIETVLSQIGRFNAGTFRSSRIPLLNLPDDILSVLRQGEIEYTKAQAIARVKSEQLRSDLLKIAIAENLSLSEIKTKIKELTPETETTPDRVLAQRLAEISKRLQKNKGVSVQKNRTRILKLLDELEKLTSEN from the coding sequence ATGCCACCAAGAAAATCTAATCGAGTAGCACCAAAGCTAAATACGGTTGATGCCTTTCTTAGTAGCTCTTCTAACTCATCATCTACTACAGCCCCAATTGAAAAGATTCGATTACCGCTCAAACAACCACGTCGCTACTTCGACCCGGAGAAGTTAGCCCAATTAGTGCAGTCAGTCAGAGAACATGGCATTTTGGAACCATTGCTAGTTCGTCCACTGCATGATGGGGAGTATGAGCTAGTAGCTGGTGAACGACGGCTACGGGCTGCGCGTGAAGTTGGATTAGGTGAAATCCCGATTGTCTCTCATGAATTGGATGACAAACAAGCTCTCCAAGTAGCCTTGATGGAGAACTTACAACGGGAAGACCTTAATCCAGTGGAAGAAACTGAGGCAGTGCTAGAGATTTTGTCGCTTTCCTTAGAAATAGAACCGAGTGAAGTGGTGTCCATTTTGCACCAGTCTTTCAACGCGAAACAAAGAGGTATTGAATTGAATCAGAACGTTCTGATTCAACTTGAACAGATTGAAACAGTATTGTCTCAAATAGGACGTTTCAATGCTGGAACATTCCGCTCTAGTCGAATTCCTTTGCTAAATCTTCCTGACGATATCCTTTCTGTACTGAGGCAGGGCGAGATTGAGTACACTAAAGCTCAAGCAATTGCACGAGTAAAATCAGAACAGCTACGTTCTGATTTACTCAAGATAGCTATTGCTGAAAATTTATCTCTAAGCGAAATCAAGACGAAAATAAAAGAACTGACACCTGAAACAGAAACAACACCAGATAGAGTTTTAGCTCAACGATTAGCTGAGATTAGCAAGCGACTACAAAAAAATAAAGGAGTGAGTGTTCAGAAGAATAGAACACGCATATTAAAGCTTCTGGATGAGTTAGAAAAACTCACATCAGAAAATTAA